The following proteins come from a genomic window of Sinorhizobium fredii NGR234:
- a CDS encoding substrate-binding periplasmic protein encodes MRAPRSVVLSALACLVLPGVAFARCEGHVPQPKPQNTFPQDVGRSFDRILEEGWIEFAVYEDFPPWSIEEKGEAHGVDVEIGKLVAAALGVEPRFRLVQAGETLDADLINYVWKGAVVGGHVSDVMLHVPYDSDYACRIEQVTFTGQYAREAIAIAYDKAGYPDKGPTPSYFRFDTVAVENDSISDFHLTSLLGPVDKIRRYRSTALAVEALAGGETMAAMGPRAQLQAGIAAHPVAALAVHEPPLVGMARGKWTLGVAVNFQHKDLAYAVDDALAAALADGRIAAIFQAYGLTFEPPPR; translated from the coding sequence ATGCGCGCGCCTCGGTCCGTGGTGCTCTCGGCATTGGCCTGCCTTGTCCTGCCGGGCGTGGCCTTCGCGCGATGCGAGGGCCACGTGCCGCAGCCGAAACCGCAGAACACCTTTCCGCAGGACGTCGGGCGCTCCTTCGACAGGATCCTCGAGGAGGGCTGGATCGAGTTCGCCGTCTACGAGGATTTCCCGCCCTGGTCCATTGAGGAGAAGGGCGAGGCGCACGGGGTCGACGTGGAGATCGGAAAGCTCGTCGCCGCCGCACTCGGCGTCGAGCCCCGCTTCCGTCTCGTGCAGGCCGGCGAGACGCTCGACGCCGACCTCATCAACTATGTGTGGAAAGGAGCCGTCGTCGGCGGCCATGTCAGCGACGTGATGCTGCATGTGCCCTATGACAGCGACTATGCCTGCCGCATCGAGCAAGTGACCTTCACCGGGCAATATGCGCGGGAGGCCATCGCCATTGCCTATGACAAGGCCGGCTACCCCGACAAGGGACCGACGCCGTCCTACTTCCGTTTCGATACGGTGGCGGTGGAAAACGACTCGATTTCCGATTTCCATCTGACGTCGCTGCTCGGCCCGGTGGACAAGATCCGCCGCTACCGCAGCACCGCCCTTGCCGTGGAAGCGCTGGCGGGCGGCGAGACCATGGCCGCGATGGGCCCGCGGGCACAACTTCAGGCCGGCATTGCCGCTCATCCCGTTGCCGCACTGGCGGTGCACGAACCGCCGCTCGTCGGCATGGCGCGCGGCAAATGGACATTGGGCGTCGCTGTGAACTTCCAGCACAAGGATCTCGCCTATGCCGTCGACGACGCCCTCGCCGCGGCACTTGCCGATGGGCGGATCGCGGCGATCTTCCAGGCGTATGGCCTGACCTTCGAACCTCCGCCGAGATAG
- a CDS encoding ABC transporter ATP-binding protein has translation MDGLAVEAITHDWGARRALDAVSFSVARGQFCALLGPNGAGKSTLYGLLTRLFTPRAGAIVIAGHDLARNPRAALARIGVVFQQPTIDLDLTVRRNLLYFAALHGLFGRQAEARVAAALERLGMADRAGEKAAALNGGHRRRMEIARALVHGPSVLLLDEPTVGLDAAARAAIVDHVHRLAAEDGLTVLWATHLVDEVRPRDRLVVLHRGRVLAAGEAGDIGGADLTGRFLALTGGA, from the coding sequence GTGGACGGGCTGGCGGTCGAGGCGATCACGCATGATTGGGGCGCGCGGCGGGCCCTCGACGCGGTGAGTTTCTCCGTGGCGCGGGGTCAGTTCTGCGCGCTGCTCGGGCCGAACGGCGCCGGCAAATCGACGCTCTACGGCCTGCTCACCCGGCTGTTCACCCCGCGCGCCGGAGCGATCGTCATCGCCGGCCACGATCTCGCCCGCAATCCACGCGCCGCCCTTGCGCGGATCGGTGTCGTCTTCCAGCAACCGACCATCGATCTCGACCTCACGGTGCGGCGCAACCTTCTTTATTTCGCGGCGCTGCACGGCCTTTTCGGACGGCAGGCGGAGGCGCGGGTCGCGGCAGCGCTGGAGCGGCTCGGCATGGCGGATCGCGCCGGTGAAAAGGCGGCAGCGCTCAATGGAGGGCACCGCCGGCGCATGGAGATCGCCCGTGCCCTTGTCCACGGTCCCTCCGTCCTGCTCCTCGACGAGCCGACGGTCGGCCTTGATGCCGCCGCTCGCGCCGCCATCGTCGATCATGTGCACCGCCTTGCCGCCGAGGACGGCCTGACGGTGCTCTGGGCTACGCATCTCGTCGACGAGGTCCGGCCGCGGGACCGGCTGGTCGTTCTTCATCGCGGCCGCGTACTCGCTGCCGGTGAAGCCGGCGACATCGGTGGCGCCGATCTCACCGGCCGGTTTCTGGCACTAACGGGAGGAGCGTGA
- a CDS encoding ABC transporter permease: MTHAEECNDLEPRRFDVVTVTRSRTLESSAADTLLNRALVALSSILCREALRFLGQRGRLLAALVRPLVWLIVFAAGFRAALGLSITPPYQTYITYEIYITPGLVGMILLFNGMQSSLSLVYDREMGSMRLLLTAPLPRWWLLTCKLIAGSLISVIQAYVFLAAAAAWGIRFTLTGYLCALPAIMLAALMVGALGLVLSSFIRQLENFAGVMNFVIFPVFFLSTALYPLWRMAEASPLLRNICAVNPFTHAVELVRFALHAQVEPLALAVTVAALAVFGAGALWGYDPARGLAARKV, encoded by the coding sequence ATGACGCATGCTGAAGAGTGCAATGATCTTGAGCCCAGGCGCTTCGATGTCGTGACCGTCACTCGGTCCAGAACGCTGGAGTCGTCGGCGGCCGACACTCTCCTTAATCGCGCTCTCGTCGCCCTCAGCTCCATCCTTTGTCGGGAGGCGCTGCGTTTCCTCGGCCAACGTGGTCGCTTGCTCGCAGCCCTGGTGCGCCCGCTCGTCTGGTTGATCGTCTTCGCCGCCGGGTTTCGTGCGGCGCTCGGCCTGTCGATCACGCCGCCCTACCAGACCTATATCACCTACGAGATATACATCACCCCCGGCCTCGTCGGGATGATCCTGCTGTTCAACGGCATGCAGTCCTCGTTGAGCCTCGTCTACGACCGCGAGATGGGCTCGATGCGCCTGTTGCTGACGGCGCCGCTGCCGCGTTGGTGGCTGCTGACGTGCAAGCTCATCGCCGGCAGCCTGATCTCGGTCATCCAGGCCTATGTCTTTCTCGCTGCTGCCGCCGCCTGGGGCATCCGTTTTACCCTGACCGGCTACCTCTGCGCCCTGCCGGCCATCATGCTTGCCGCCCTGATGGTCGGGGCGCTCGGGCTCGTTCTTTCCTCATTCATCCGGCAACTGGAGAATTTCGCGGGCGTGATGAACTTCGTGATCTTCCCGGTCTTCTTCCTTTCAACGGCGCTCTATCCGCTGTGGCGGATGGCGGAAGCCTCGCCGCTCCTGCGCAACATTTGCGCCGTCAATCCGTTCACACATGCCGTCGAACTGGTCCGCTTCGCGCTCCATGCTCAAGTCGAGCCGCTCGCACTTGCGGTCACGGTCGCCGCGCTCGCCGTCTTCGGCGCCGGCGCCCTGTGGGGCTACGACCCGGCCCGCGGCCTCGCGGCCCGCAAGGTCTGA
- a CDS encoding YVTN family beta-propeller repeat protein codes for MRRICLFLAAVAAFPLAATAGEIWVTNEKDDNISVIDIATLEVIRTIPTGERPRGITFNSDHSRAYICASDSDAVEVMDPATGEILHELPSGEDPEQFVLAPDDKHLWIANEDDAVTTVVDVDRREVVAQINVGIEPEGMAVSADGKIVVATSETTNMAHWIDTATMKIVANTLVDSRPRHAEFTSDGKELWVSSEIGGSVTVFDVATRSEKAKIRFAITGVNDDLVQPVGFKFTPDGKTAFVALGPANHLAVIDMKTFAVEGYILVGRRVWHMAFSPNHSQLFTTNGVSGDVTVIDVAERQPLKSIKVGRFPWGAATRP; via the coding sequence ATGAGACGGATCTGCCTTTTCCTGGCCGCCGTTGCCGCGTTTCCCCTCGCGGCAACGGCCGGCGAAATCTGGGTGACGAACGAAAAGGACGACAATATCTCCGTCATCGACATCGCGACGCTCGAAGTCATCCGCACCATTCCGACCGGTGAGCGGCCCCGCGGGATCACCTTCAACTCCGACCATTCGCGCGCCTATATCTGCGCGTCCGACAGCGATGCCGTGGAAGTGATGGATCCGGCGACCGGCGAAATCCTCCACGAGCTGCCCTCCGGGGAGGACCCGGAGCAGTTCGTGCTCGCTCCAGACGACAAGCACTTGTGGATCGCCAACGAGGACGATGCGGTGACGACGGTGGTCGACGTCGATAGGCGGGAGGTCGTGGCGCAGATCAATGTCGGCATAGAACCGGAAGGCATGGCCGTTTCGGCCGACGGCAAGATCGTCGTGGCGACCTCCGAGACGACCAATATGGCGCATTGGATCGACACGGCGACCATGAAGATCGTCGCCAACACGCTCGTCGACAGTCGTCCTCGCCATGCGGAGTTCACGAGCGACGGCAAGGAGCTCTGGGTGTCCTCCGAGATCGGCGGCAGCGTGACGGTGTTCGACGTCGCGACGCGGTCGGAGAAGGCCAAGATCCGCTTCGCCATTACCGGCGTCAACGACGACCTGGTCCAGCCGGTCGGTTTCAAGTTCACGCCCGACGGCAAGACGGCCTTCGTCGCGCTCGGTCCGGCGAACCACCTCGCCGTGATCGACATGAAGACCTTCGCGGTCGAAGGCTACATCCTGGTCGGCCGGCGTGTCTGGCACATGGCCTTTTCGCCGAATCACAGCCAGCTTTTCACCACGAACGGCGTTTCCGGCGACGTCACAGTCATCGATGTGGCTGAGCGGCAACCGCTGAAATCGATCAAGGTCGGCCGTTTCCCCTGGGGGGCGGCGACGCGACCCTGA
- a CDS encoding hydantoinase B/oxoprolinase family protein, translating into MSEPLIDIHMQVMWNRLISVVEEQAQTLIRTAFSTSVREAGDLSAGIFDLEGRMLAQAVTGTPGHVNAMAESVAHFINDIGPENIFEGDVYITNDPWKGTGHLHDITVVTPSFHHGKLVGYFASTAHVVDVGGRGFGPDAREVYEEGLFIPIMKFFDRGEVNRTLIHIVRNNVRENDKVVGDFYALAACNETGHRRLVDMLTEFNLEDLGTIGSFILKHSREATLERLRNLPHGSWSYSLDLDGYDEPVHLAAQLTISPDGVLVDFDGTSGMSRFGINVPLVYAKAYACYGIKCVVAPEIPNNTASLAPFDVVAPEGCILNAKRPAPVAVRHVLGHFVPDLVLGALHQALPGKVPAEGASALWNLHMSVRPVSDEIGGKGAEILMFNSGGTGARPSLDGLSATAFPSGVHTMPIEATENVGPIIVWRKELREGSGGAGEQRGGLGQVIEIAAAEGYAFRFSAMFDRLGHPARGRDGGGDGAAGSVSLDDGTTFKGKGLQFVPAGRKLVLHLPGGGGYGDAAKRPAAAIDADIANGYITKDQAAADYGRKK; encoded by the coding sequence ATGAGTGAACCCCTGATCGACATCCACATGCAGGTGATGTGGAACCGGCTGATCTCCGTCGTCGAGGAGCAGGCACAAACGCTGATCCGCACCGCGTTCTCGACCAGCGTGCGCGAGGCCGGCGACCTTTCGGCCGGCATCTTCGACCTCGAAGGGCGGATGCTCGCCCAGGCGGTGACCGGCACGCCGGGCCACGTCAACGCCATGGCCGAATCCGTCGCGCACTTCATCAACGACATCGGCCCGGAAAACATCTTCGAGGGTGACGTCTACATCACCAACGATCCCTGGAAGGGCACCGGCCATCTCCACGACATCACCGTCGTCACGCCCTCCTTCCACCATGGCAAGCTGGTCGGCTATTTCGCCTCCACGGCGCATGTCGTCGATGTCGGCGGCCGCGGCTTCGGCCCGGATGCGCGCGAAGTCTACGAGGAAGGCCTGTTCATTCCGATCATGAAGTTCTTCGATCGGGGCGAGGTCAACCGCACGCTCATTCATATCGTCCGCAACAATGTCCGCGAAAACGACAAGGTGGTCGGCGACTTCTACGCGCTCGCCGCCTGCAACGAGACCGGCCATCGCCGGCTTGTCGACATGCTGACGGAATTCAACCTCGAAGACCTCGGCACCATCGGCTCGTTCATCCTGAAGCACAGCCGCGAAGCGACGCTCGAACGGCTGAGGAACCTTCCGCACGGCAGCTGGTCCTACAGTCTCGACCTCGACGGCTACGACGAGCCGGTGCATCTCGCGGCGCAGCTCACCATCAGCCCGGATGGTGTTCTCGTCGATTTCGACGGCACGTCCGGCATGAGCAGGTTCGGCATCAACGTGCCGCTCGTCTACGCCAAGGCCTATGCCTGCTACGGCATCAAATGCGTCGTTGCCCCGGAGATCCCGAACAACACCGCCTCGCTGGCGCCCTTCGACGTCGTCGCGCCGGAAGGCTGCATCCTCAATGCCAAGCGACCGGCGCCCGTCGCGGTTCGCCACGTGCTCGGCCATTTCGTGCCCGACCTCGTGCTCGGCGCACTGCACCAGGCTCTGCCCGGCAAGGTGCCGGCCGAAGGCGCAAGCGCCCTCTGGAACCTGCACATGAGTGTGCGCCCCGTTTCCGACGAGATCGGCGGCAAGGGCGCCGAAATCTTGATGTTCAATTCCGGCGGCACCGGTGCGCGCCCGTCGCTCGACGGTCTCAGCGCCACGGCCTTTCCGAGCGGCGTCCACACGATGCCGATCGAAGCGACGGAAAATGTCGGCCCGATCATCGTCTGGCGCAAGGAACTGCGCGAAGGCTCCGGCGGCGCCGGCGAGCAGCGCGGCGGCCTCGGCCAAGTGATCGAAATCGCCGCCGCCGAAGGCTACGCCTTCCGCTTCTCCGCGATGTTCGACCGGCTCGGCCATCCGGCTCGCGGCCGCGACGGCGGAGGCGACGGGGCGGCGGGCTCCGTGTCGCTCGACGACGGCACCACGTTCAAGGGCAAGGGCCTGCAATTCGTCCCGGCGGGCCGCAAGCTCGTCCTCCATCTCCCCGGCGGCGGGGGCTATGGGGACGCGGCCAAGCGCCCGGCGGCGGCGATCGATGCCGATATCGCCAATGGCTACATCACCAAGGACCAGGCGGCCGCCGACTACGGCAGGAAGAAATAG
- a CDS encoding ABC transporter substrate-binding protein, with amino-acid sequence MPKRRISWKISACLLVALAGSSGPARAEITVAMTYLRQEVQAPPVLSNLDPIPADLGIAGAEVALADTETTGSFLGHHYTLKVISVAPGGDIAAAAKAALAASSVLLIDAPAESLLNVADLAEAGGALLFNVASGARALRDADCRANLLHTIPEDAMRADALMQMLKARRWTRTAMIVGPRPEDAAYAATLRAAAEKFGVEILADKVWSFDTDLRRAAGKEVPLFTQDLPDHDVLLVADEADDFARYVVDNTWLARPVAGSDGLRGEGWAPVLEQWGAVQLQNRFEGAAKREMRTRDYAAWAALRSVGEAVTRTNSADPAELRAYILSDAFALDGFKGRSLTYRRWNGQLRQPMPVVNARALVELTPIDGYLHQENDMDTLGLDRAESACKAFGG; translated from the coding sequence ATGCCGAAACGCCGCATCAGCTGGAAAATCTCTGCGTGCCTCCTGGTCGCCCTGGCCGGCTCCTCCGGTCCGGCGCGGGCGGAGATCACCGTCGCCATGACCTATCTGCGGCAGGAGGTGCAGGCGCCGCCGGTGCTGTCGAACCTCGACCCGATCCCCGCGGACCTCGGCATCGCCGGGGCGGAGGTCGCCCTTGCCGATACGGAGACGACCGGCAGTTTCCTCGGGCACCACTACACGCTGAAGGTGATTTCCGTTGCGCCGGGAGGGGATATCGCGGCTGCCGCGAAGGCCGCGCTCGCCGCCTCGTCCGTGCTCCTTATCGATGCGCCCGCCGAGAGCCTGTTGAACGTTGCCGACCTGGCCGAGGCCGGCGGCGCGCTGCTTTTCAACGTCGCATCGGGTGCGCGTGCGTTGCGCGACGCCGACTGCCGCGCCAACCTCCTTCACACCATCCCCGAGGACGCGATGCGTGCCGATGCGCTGATGCAGATGCTGAAGGCGCGGCGCTGGACGCGCACCGCCATGATCGTCGGTCCGAGGCCTGAGGATGCGGCTTATGCCGCAACGTTGCGCGCGGCGGCGGAAAAATTCGGTGTCGAAATCCTCGCCGACAAGGTGTGGAGCTTCGACACCGACTTGCGACGGGCGGCCGGCAAGGAGGTGCCGCTGTTCACCCAGGACCTGCCGGATCACGATGTTCTGCTTGTCGCCGACGAGGCGGACGATTTTGCCCGCTATGTTGTCGACAACACCTGGCTGGCGCGTCCGGTCGCCGGCTCCGACGGTTTGCGCGGCGAGGGATGGGCGCCCGTGCTGGAGCAGTGGGGAGCCGTGCAGCTGCAGAACCGCTTCGAAGGCGCGGCGAAACGCGAGATGCGGACGCGCGACTACGCCGCCTGGGCCGCTCTGCGCTCGGTCGGCGAGGCGGTGACACGCACCAATTCGGCCGACCCGGCGGAGCTCAGGGCCTACATCCTGTCGGATGCCTTCGCCCTCGACGGTTTCAAGGGCCGCTCGCTCACCTATCGGCGCTGGAACGGCCAGTTGCGCCAGCCCATGCCGGTCGTCAACGCCCGTGCGCTCGTCGAGCTCACGCCGATCGACGGCTATCTGCATCAGGAAAACGACATGGATACGCTTGGTCTCGACCGTGCGGAAAGCGCCTGCAAGGCATTCGGAGGCTGA
- a CDS encoding type II toxin-antitoxin system prevent-host-death family antitoxin has protein sequence MKQFTFSDMNRASGEILETALIEPVALTKRGKEKLVILSATDYHKLVGRPRVEAYTLADAPDDVHEELIAGLDAIIAGDDDHG, from the coding sequence GTGAAGCAATTCACCTTCAGCGACATGAACCGGGCATCCGGCGAAATCCTCGAGACGGCATTGATCGAGCCCGTCGCTCTCACCAAGCGCGGCAAGGAAAAGCTCGTCATCCTGTCTGCCACCGACTACCACAAGCTTGTCGGTCGGCCCCGTGTAGAGGCTTATACGCTTGCGGATGCGCCGGACGATGTTCACGAAGAGCTCATCGCCGGCCTCGACGCCATTATTGCCGGCGATGACGACCATGGTTAA
- a CDS encoding L,D-transpeptidase family protein: protein MVMKSVAIFAASLTLGLSGSVSAQELQPEAVNAASMASIPSERPSKASPRPEPAIVRLQVLLDRAGASPGVIDGYYGENVTKAVAGFEAMQGLPVDGKPDPEVTERLSGGKPVIEPYVISEDDAKGLVDSIPEDYAEQAEMEHLGYTSVEEKLSERFHMDIDLLKALNPGSAFAVGATVSVAMPGTAKEGTVKRIEARRRAGQVLAFAEDGSVLAVYPATIGSEESPSPSGTHKVKGVARMPVYVYNPKVNFQQGDNSEVLELPKGPNGPVGSVWIDLTEPTYGIHGTPEPSLVDKAGSHGCIRLTNWDAEELAAMVKPGVVVAFTD from the coding sequence ATGGTCATGAAGAGCGTCGCTATTTTCGCAGCATCACTCACATTGGGGCTCAGTGGCTCCGTCAGTGCTCAGGAACTCCAGCCGGAGGCGGTCAACGCTGCTTCGATGGCTTCCATTCCGTCGGAGCGGCCATCAAAAGCCTCGCCTCGACCGGAGCCGGCAATCGTTCGTCTCCAGGTTCTTCTGGATCGGGCCGGTGCATCGCCCGGCGTGATCGACGGCTACTACGGCGAGAATGTCACCAAGGCGGTTGCCGGATTCGAGGCGATGCAAGGTCTTCCGGTTGATGGAAAGCCGGACCCCGAGGTCACCGAAAGGCTGTCCGGCGGCAAGCCGGTCATCGAGCCCTATGTCATCTCCGAAGACGATGCCAAGGGTCTCGTCGACAGCATTCCCGAAGATTACGCCGAGCAGGCCGAAATGGAGCATCTCGGCTATACGAGTGTCGAGGAGAAACTGTCGGAGCGGTTTCACATGGACATCGATCTGTTGAAGGCGCTCAATCCCGGCTCGGCATTTGCCGTCGGAGCGACGGTGTCTGTTGCCATGCCGGGCACCGCGAAGGAGGGCACGGTCAAACGGATAGAGGCGCGCAGGCGAGCCGGGCAAGTCCTGGCATTCGCTGAGGACGGCTCGGTGCTTGCCGTCTATCCCGCCACGATCGGCAGCGAAGAGTCGCCCTCCCCCTCCGGAACGCACAAAGTCAAGGGGGTCGCCCGAATGCCCGTCTATGTTTACAACCCCAAGGTCAATTTCCAACAGGGCGACAACAGCGAGGTCCTGGAACTCCCCAAGGGTCCCAACGGTCCCGTCGGAAGCGTCTGGATCGACCTGACGGAGCCAACCTACGGGATCCACGGCACGCCGGAACCGTCGCTCGTCGACAAGGCGGGGTCACACGGCTGCATTCGCCTGACAAACTGGGACGCCGAGGAACTGGCTGCGATGGTCAAGCCGGGGGTGGTCGTCGCCTTCACCGACTGA
- the pedF gene encoding cytochrome c-550 PedF, whose translation MSTNRIRAGLAALALLGTATIVAAHGDVAPQPVNTDALPEVGEEWLTENPYREEKVGRDTWLKAVEIGASGFNQNCARCHGLGAVSGGLAPDLRLLEAEEYGDEWFIERFRLGYTQDGTTKMPAFGDILGQKAAWAIRTYIETRPEDGALDAHSDRLHEVRNELASSKVSDPKALKAELEKIAAEVKTASGAPVADSVAYEAARVLTDTPESWKKASDILTVGLSASE comes from the coding sequence ATGTCCACGAACCGTATCCGCGCCGGGCTTGCGGCGCTTGCACTGCTCGGAACGGCGACGATCGTCGCCGCGCATGGCGATGTGGCGCCCCAGCCCGTCAACACCGACGCGCTACCGGAGGTCGGTGAGGAATGGCTTACCGAGAACCCCTATCGCGAGGAGAAAGTCGGGCGCGACACCTGGCTGAAGGCCGTCGAGATCGGCGCGTCCGGATTCAACCAGAACTGCGCCCGCTGTCACGGGCTGGGCGCCGTATCCGGCGGGCTCGCTCCCGACCTCCGGCTCCTGGAGGCGGAGGAATATGGCGACGAGTGGTTCATCGAGCGCTTCCGTCTCGGCTACACCCAGGATGGGACGACGAAAATGCCGGCCTTCGGCGACATTCTCGGCCAGAAGGCGGCCTGGGCAATCCGCACCTATATCGAGACGCGACCGGAAGACGGGGCGCTCGACGCCCACTCCGACCGGCTGCACGAAGTCCGCAACGAGCTGGCCTCGTCCAAAGTCTCGGACCCCAAGGCCCTGAAAGCCGAGCTCGAGAAAATCGCCGCCGAAGTCAAGACCGCCTCGGGCGCGCCGGTTGCCGACAGCGTCGCCTATGAGGCGGCCCGGGTCCTGACCGATACGCCGGAGAGCTGGAAGAAGGCCAGTGACATCCTGACCGTCGGGCTATCGGCATCGGAGTGA
- a CDS encoding hydantoinase/oxoprolinase family protein, whose protein sequence is MTSASRNCRVGVDIGGTFTDIALDLDGTLHSTKVLTDYTAPERAILKGVKAVAETAGIALSDIDILIHGTTLATNALIERRGAKTAFVTTEGFRDVLEMRTENRFEQYDLNISLPPALIQRADRFTVRERMNAVGEVLQPLDAASVAAVVDQVAKGEYESVAVGFIHAYANGAHEAAVRDALLKRLPQISVSVSSEVSPQMREFERFNTVCANAYVKPAIKSYLDRLVVSLKEIGVGCPVYMIHSGGGIVSVESAAEFPVRLVESGPAGGAIFAADIARRHGLDTVLSFDMGGTTAKICLIENQVPKTAKTFEVARTYRFRKGSGMPISIPVVEMVEIGAGGGSIASVDVMRQIRVGPHSAASEPGPACYQRGGLKPTVTDADLLLGKLDPDNFAGGAIPLSVAASRDAMDREIGPGLGLDAEGAAYGTCEMVDENMANAGRVHTVENGKDISDFTMITFGGAGPLHAARLCEKMGISTFLVPPGAGVGSAIGFLRAPFGYESVRSAVFNLSRFDVDGANRLMAAMKSEALSFVAGGLDTADPVIERTVFMRYAGQGWDIPVALPFEHFDAASAEQIRALFEGAYARFFGRAIEGLDIEIVSWAVKASSPLPEVARVEAVGRSREAEPGKRRRLFDVGQRSFLEAGIHEREMLVPGDVVSGPAVIAERETSTVLTSSFVATVQVDGCLLVTRR, encoded by the coding sequence GTGACAAGCGCTTCTCGGAACTGCCGCGTCGGCGTCGACATCGGTGGGACGTTTACGGACATCGCCCTTGACCTCGACGGGACGCTCCACTCGACCAAGGTTCTGACCGATTACACCGCACCCGAGCGCGCCATCCTGAAGGGCGTCAAGGCGGTGGCCGAAACGGCCGGCATCGCGCTTTCGGACATCGACATCCTGATCCATGGGACCACGCTTGCGACCAATGCGCTGATCGAGCGACGCGGCGCGAAGACGGCCTTCGTTACCACCGAAGGGTTCCGCGACGTGCTCGAAATGCGCACCGAGAACCGCTTCGAGCAATACGACCTCAACATTTCGCTGCCCCCGGCGCTGATCCAGCGCGCCGACCGCTTCACCGTCCGCGAACGCATGAATGCGGTGGGCGAGGTTTTGCAACCGCTCGACGCGGCGTCCGTCGCTGCCGTTGTCGACCAGGTCGCGAAAGGTGAATACGAGAGCGTCGCCGTCGGCTTCATTCATGCCTATGCCAACGGCGCGCATGAGGCCGCCGTGCGCGATGCGCTCCTCAAGCGTCTGCCGCAGATCTCCGTGTCGGTTTCCTCGGAAGTCTCGCCGCAGATGCGCGAATTCGAGCGCTTCAACACGGTCTGCGCCAACGCCTATGTGAAGCCGGCGATCAAATCCTACCTCGACCGGCTCGTCGTCTCGCTGAAGGAGATCGGCGTCGGCTGCCCGGTCTACATGATCCATTCGGGCGGCGGCATCGTCTCGGTTGAGAGTGCCGCCGAATTTCCGGTGCGGCTCGTCGAATCCGGCCCGGCCGGCGGCGCGATCTTCGCGGCCGACATCGCCCGCCGGCACGGTCTCGACACCGTCCTTTCCTTCGACATGGGCGGCACGACGGCAAAGATCTGCCTGATCGAGAACCAGGTGCCGAAGACCGCGAAGACCTTCGAAGTGGCTCGCACCTACCGTTTCCGCAAGGGTAGCGGCATGCCCATCTCCATTCCGGTGGTCGAGATGGTCGAGATCGGCGCCGGAGGCGGCTCGATCGCCAGCGTCGACGTCATGCGCCAGATTCGCGTCGGGCCGCACAGCGCCGCGTCCGAACCGGGCCCGGCCTGTTACCAGCGCGGCGGCCTCAAGCCGACCGTCACCGATGCGGACCTGCTGCTCGGCAAGCTCGATCCCGACAATTTCGCCGGCGGCGCGATCCCGCTTTCCGTTGCCGCCTCGCGCGATGCGATGGACCGCGAGATCGGGCCCGGCCTCGGCCTCGACGCCGAAGGCGCGGCCTACGGGACCTGCGAAATGGTCGACGAGAACATGGCAAATGCCGGCCGCGTTCACACGGTGGAAAACGGCAAGGACATCTCCGATTTCACCATGATCACCTTCGGCGGCGCCGGCCCGCTGCATGCCGCCCGGCTCTGCGAGAAGATGGGCATCTCGACCTTCCTCGTGCCGCCCGGCGCCGGCGTGGGGTCGGCGATCGGCTTCCTGCGGGCGCCGTTCGGCTACGAATCGGTCCGCAGCGCCGTGTTCAATCTCTCGCGCTTCGACGTCGATGGCGCCAACCGGCTGATGGCCGCGATGAAGAGCGAAGCGCTGAGCTTCGTCGCCGGCGGCCTCGACACGGCCGATCCGGTCATCGAACGCACCGTCTTCATGCGCTATGCCGGCCAGGGCTGGGACATTCCCGTTGCGCTCCCGTTCGAGCATTTCGATGCGGCGAGTGCCGAGCAGATCCGGGCGCTGTTCGAGGGAGCCTATGCACGCTTCTTCGGCCGGGCGATCGAAGGCCTCGACATCGAGATCGTCAGCTGGGCCGTCAAGGCAAGCTCGCCCCTCCCCGAGGTCGCGCGTGTCGAAGCCGTCGGCCGAAGCCGCGAGGCCGAACCCGGAAAACGCCGCCGCCTGTTCGATGTGGGGCAAAGGTCGTTCCTCGAGGCAGGCATCCACGAACGCGAGATGCTCGTCCCCGGCGACGTCGTTTCCGGCCCGGCGGTGATCGCCGAGCGCGAAACGTCGACCGTGCTCACCTCCTCCTTCGTCGCCACCGTCCAGGTGGATGGCTGCCTTCTCGTCACGCGCCGCTGA